A single region of the Camelus dromedarius isolate mCamDro1 unplaced genomic scaffold, mCamDro1.pat HAP1_SCAFFOLD_98, whole genome shotgun sequence genome encodes:
- the LOC135320599 gene encoding melanoma-associated antigen D4 isoform X1, which translates to MAEGSYRMESEGYNVEDMDEGSDDVGEEEMAEGNDYEEFGAFGGYGALTSFDIRILRAFGSLGPGFRILANEPWELENPMLARTLMEAFRLDPETLANEAAARAASVARAAASNQAARAAAAAARATYNQVVANHSVATGQASGGDAQPEAQAATPETSLASPHSSQMLVNSEMAAPGAPATSTPPQTSSQGQEAASEGPSSACVFSQAPCTSGTEATRPKTALLGQNDVFDFSQPAGVSGMAFPRPKRPAPAQEAATEGPSAASGGPQAASAGEGAATRPKTTKSGKALAKTRWVEPQNVAATAAAKAKMATSIPEPEGAAATAQQSAEPRARTGGKRTKKSKHLDDEYESSEEEREPPVVPPTWRASQPPVTTVRPQPAPRPPMALRSQVPSRHVLCLPPRNVTLLQERANKLVKYLMIKDYKKIPIKRSDMLKDVIREYDEHFPEIIERATYTLEKKFGIHLKEIDKEEHLYILVCTRDSSARLLGKTKDTPRLSLLLVILGVIFMNGNRASEAVLWDALRKMGLRSGVRHPFLGDLRKLITDDFVKQKYLEYKKIPNSSPPEYEFLWGLRAHHETSKMRVLRFIAQYQNRDPREWRAHFLEAVDDAFKTMDVDMAEEHARARMRAQMNIGDEALVGRWSWDDIQVELLTWDEDGDFGDAWARIPFAFWARYHQYILNSNRANRRATWRAGVSSGTNAAASTSLLDGPSTSSTIRTRNAARTSASFFSWIQQR; encoded by the exons ATGGCTGAGGGAAGCTACCGCATGGAATCCGAAGGCTACAACGTGGAAGACATGGACGAGGGTAGCGATGACGTCGGGGAGGAAGAGATGGCTGAAGGAAACGACTATGAAGAATTTGGTGCTTTTGGAGGCTACGGCGCCCTCACCAGCTTTGACATCCGTATCCTCAGAGCCTTTGGGAGCCTGGGTCCAGGCTTCCGCATCTTAGCG AATGAGCCCTGGGAACTGGAAAACCCTATGCTGGCCAGGACTCTGATGGAGGCATTTCGACTGGATCCAGAAACACTTGCCAACGAGGCTGCCGCCCGTGCTGCCAGCGTAGCCCGTGCCGCCGCCTCCAACCAAGCTGCTCgggccgctgccgctgccgcccgGGCCACCTACAATCAGGTGGTCGCTAACCACTCAGTGGCCACAGGCCAGGCCTCAGGGGGAGATGCCCAGCCCGAGGCTCAGGCAGCCACCCCTGAGACAAGCCTCGCTTCTCCGCACAGCTCCCAGATGCTAGTCAACAGCGAGATGGCCGCCCCCGGGGCTCCCGCAACCTCCACGCCGCCCCAGACATCCTCCCAGGGCCAGGAGGCTGCTAGCGAGGGCCCTAGTTCGGCCTGTGTTTTCTCCCAGGCCCCGTGCACCAGTGGGACAGAGGCCACCCGGCCCAAGACAGCCCTCCTGGGTCAGAACGATGTCTTTGATTTCAGCCAGCCGGCAGGTGTCAGTGGCATGGCCTTCCCACGCCCCAAGAGACCCGCCCCAGCCCAAGAGGCTGCCACAGAGGGCCCCAGTGCTGCCTCCGGGGGACCGCAGGCGGCCTCTGCCGGGGAGGGGGCAGCCACTCGGCCCAAGACGACCAAGTCTGGGAAGGCTCTGGCCAAGACTCGGTGGGTGGAGCCTCAGAATGTGGCGGCAACAGCCGCTGCCAAGGCCAAGATGGCCACGAGCATCCCTGAGCCTGAGGGGGCAGCTGCCACCGCTCAGCAGAGTgctgagcccagggccaggactggAGGCAAGAGGACAAAGAAG TCCAAGCACCTGGATGACGAATATGAGAGCAGCGAGGAGGAGAGAGAGCCTCCCGTGGTCCCACCGACCTGGAGGGCATCGCAGCCCCCAGTGACGACGGTGCGGCCTCAGCCAGCCCCCCGGCCCCCGATGGCCCTGAGGTCCCAGGTACCCTCACGGCACGTACTGTGCTTGCCGCCCCGCAACGTGACCCTTCTGCAAGAGAGG gcAAATAAGTTGGTGAAATATCTGATGATTAAAGACTACAAGAAGATCCCCATCAAGCGCTCAG ACATGCTGAAGGACGTCATCCGAGAATACGACGAACACTTCCCTGAGATCATTGAACGAGCAACTTACACTCTGGAGAAG AAGTTCGGGATCCACCTGAAGGAGATCGACAAGGAAGAACACCTCTACATCCTCGTCTGCACCCGGGATTCTTCAGCCCGCCTCCTGGGAAA GACCAAGGACACTCCCAGGCTGAGCCTCCTCTTGGTGATTCTGGGAGTCATCTTCATGAACGGCAACCGTGCTAGCGAGG CTGTCCTCTGGGATGCTCTACGCAAGATGGGACTACGCTCCGG GGTCAGGCACCCGTTCCTTGGCGATCTGAGGAAACTCATTACAGACGACTTTGTGAAGCAGAA GTACCTGGAGTACAAGAAGATCCCCAACAGCAGCCCCCCTGAGTATGAGTTCCTCTGGGGCCTGCGAGCCCACCACGAGACCAGCAAGATGAGGGTGCTGAGATTCATCGCCCAG TATCAGAACCGAGACCCCCGGGAATGGAGGGCTCATTTCTTGGAGGCCGTGGATGACGCTTTCAAGACGATGGATGTGGATATGGCTGAGGAACACGCCAGGGCGCGGATGAGGGCCCAGATGAACATCGGGGACGAGGCTCTGGTTGGGCGGTGGAGCTGGGACGACATACAGGTCGAGCTGCTGACCTGGGATGAGGACGGAGATTTCGGCGACGCCTGGGCCCGGATCCCCTTCGCTTTCTGGGCCCGATACCATCAGTACATTCTGAATAGCAACCGTGCCAACCGGAGGGCCACCTGGAGGGCTGGCGTCAGCAGCGGCACCAATGCTGCGGCCAGCACCAGCCTCCTCGACGGCCCCAGCACCAGCTCCACCATCCGGACCAGAAATGCCGCCAGGACCAGTGCCAGCTTCTTCTCCTGGATTCA GCAACGCTGA
- the LOC135320599 gene encoding melanoma-associated antigen D4 isoform X2 yields MAEGSYRMESEGYNVEDMDEGSDDVGEEEMAEGNDYEEFGAFGGYGALTSFDIRILRAFGSLGPGFRILANEPWELENPMLARTLMEAFRLDPETLANEAAARAASVARAAASNQAARAAAAAARATYNQVVANHSVATGQASGGDAQPEAQAATPETSLASPHSSQMLVNSEMAAPGAPATSTPPQTSSQGQEAASEGPSSACVFSQAPCTSGTEATRPKTALLGQNDVFDFSQPAGVSGMAFPRPKRPAPAQEAATEGPSAASGGPQAASAGEGAATRPKTTKSGKALAKTRWVEPQNVAATAAAKAKMATSIPEPEGAAATAQQSAEPRARTGGKRTKKSKHLDDEYESSEEEREPPVVPPTWRASQPPVTTVRPQPAPRPPMALRSQVPSRHVLCLPPRNVTLLQERANKLVKYLMIKDYKKIPIKRSDMLKDVIREYDEHFPEIIERATYTLEKKFGIHLKEIDKEEHLYILVCTRDSSARLLGKTKDTPRLSLLLVILGVIFMNGNRASEAVLWDALRKMGLRSGVRHPFLGDLRKLITDDFVKQKYLEYKKIPNSSPPEYEFLWGLRAHHETSKMRVLRFIAQYQNRDPREWRAHFLEAVDDAFKTMDVDMAEEHARARMRAQMNIGDEALVGRWSWDDIQVELLTWDEDGDFGDAWARIPFAFWARYHQYILNSNRANRRATWRAGVSSGTNAAASTSLLDGPSTSSTIRTRNAARTSASFFSWIQ; encoded by the exons ATGGCTGAGGGAAGCTACCGCATGGAATCCGAAGGCTACAACGTGGAAGACATGGACGAGGGTAGCGATGACGTCGGGGAGGAAGAGATGGCTGAAGGAAACGACTATGAAGAATTTGGTGCTTTTGGAGGCTACGGCGCCCTCACCAGCTTTGACATCCGTATCCTCAGAGCCTTTGGGAGCCTGGGTCCAGGCTTCCGCATCTTAGCG AATGAGCCCTGGGAACTGGAAAACCCTATGCTGGCCAGGACTCTGATGGAGGCATTTCGACTGGATCCAGAAACACTTGCCAACGAGGCTGCCGCCCGTGCTGCCAGCGTAGCCCGTGCCGCCGCCTCCAACCAAGCTGCTCgggccgctgccgctgccgcccgGGCCACCTACAATCAGGTGGTCGCTAACCACTCAGTGGCCACAGGCCAGGCCTCAGGGGGAGATGCCCAGCCCGAGGCTCAGGCAGCCACCCCTGAGACAAGCCTCGCTTCTCCGCACAGCTCCCAGATGCTAGTCAACAGCGAGATGGCCGCCCCCGGGGCTCCCGCAACCTCCACGCCGCCCCAGACATCCTCCCAGGGCCAGGAGGCTGCTAGCGAGGGCCCTAGTTCGGCCTGTGTTTTCTCCCAGGCCCCGTGCACCAGTGGGACAGAGGCCACCCGGCCCAAGACAGCCCTCCTGGGTCAGAACGATGTCTTTGATTTCAGCCAGCCGGCAGGTGTCAGTGGCATGGCCTTCCCACGCCCCAAGAGACCCGCCCCAGCCCAAGAGGCTGCCACAGAGGGCCCCAGTGCTGCCTCCGGGGGACCGCAGGCGGCCTCTGCCGGGGAGGGGGCAGCCACTCGGCCCAAGACGACCAAGTCTGGGAAGGCTCTGGCCAAGACTCGGTGGGTGGAGCCTCAGAATGTGGCGGCAACAGCCGCTGCCAAGGCCAAGATGGCCACGAGCATCCCTGAGCCTGAGGGGGCAGCTGCCACCGCTCAGCAGAGTgctgagcccagggccaggactggAGGCAAGAGGACAAAGAAG TCCAAGCACCTGGATGACGAATATGAGAGCAGCGAGGAGGAGAGAGAGCCTCCCGTGGTCCCACCGACCTGGAGGGCATCGCAGCCCCCAGTGACGACGGTGCGGCCTCAGCCAGCCCCCCGGCCCCCGATGGCCCTGAGGTCCCAGGTACCCTCACGGCACGTACTGTGCTTGCCGCCCCGCAACGTGACCCTTCTGCAAGAGAGG gcAAATAAGTTGGTGAAATATCTGATGATTAAAGACTACAAGAAGATCCCCATCAAGCGCTCAG ACATGCTGAAGGACGTCATCCGAGAATACGACGAACACTTCCCTGAGATCATTGAACGAGCAACTTACACTCTGGAGAAG AAGTTCGGGATCCACCTGAAGGAGATCGACAAGGAAGAACACCTCTACATCCTCGTCTGCACCCGGGATTCTTCAGCCCGCCTCCTGGGAAA GACCAAGGACACTCCCAGGCTGAGCCTCCTCTTGGTGATTCTGGGAGTCATCTTCATGAACGGCAACCGTGCTAGCGAGG CTGTCCTCTGGGATGCTCTACGCAAGATGGGACTACGCTCCGG GGTCAGGCACCCGTTCCTTGGCGATCTGAGGAAACTCATTACAGACGACTTTGTGAAGCAGAA GTACCTGGAGTACAAGAAGATCCCCAACAGCAGCCCCCCTGAGTATGAGTTCCTCTGGGGCCTGCGAGCCCACCACGAGACCAGCAAGATGAGGGTGCTGAGATTCATCGCCCAG TATCAGAACCGAGACCCCCGGGAATGGAGGGCTCATTTCTTGGAGGCCGTGGATGACGCTTTCAAGACGATGGATGTGGATATGGCTGAGGAACACGCCAGGGCGCGGATGAGGGCCCAGATGAACATCGGGGACGAGGCTCTGGTTGGGCGGTGGAGCTGGGACGACATACAGGTCGAGCTGCTGACCTGGGATGAGGACGGAGATTTCGGCGACGCCTGGGCCCGGATCCCCTTCGCTTTCTGGGCCCGATACCATCAGTACATTCTGAATAGCAACCGTGCCAACCGGAGGGCCACCTGGAGGGCTGGCGTCAGCAGCGGCACCAATGCTGCGGCCAGCACCAGCCTCCTCGACGGCCCCAGCACCAGCTCCACCATCCGGACCAGAAATGCCGCCAGGACCAGTGCCAGCTTCTTCTCCTGGATTCAGTAA